One Carassius carassius unplaced genomic scaffold, fCarCar2.1 SCAFFOLD_150, whole genome shotgun sequence genomic window, ctaagaacttcatctgaacaactttaaagatgattttctcaatatttagatgtttttgctccctcagattccagattttcaaatagttgtatctcagacaaacattgtcctccgaacaaaccacacatcaatggagagatgatttattcagctttaagatgatgtataaatacaaaaaaatagctaTATTGTGATTATCAATACAGTAATTATAATTCAGAAAAGAACTGGAGGAAATGATGCAGCGCTGCTCTGTGATTTTGTTTCAGAACCTTCAGAAAACTTGATTTTCTTCTCAAGCTGATTTTACTGACTCTCTCTCGAGTGTAGCTCAGTCATTCTTCCTCCGATTCCAACAAATCATACATCTGAAGGTGTTTAAACAGAGACTGGTGTTGCCAGCACAGGTCACAGATGGAATAGACTCGTGTAGACGGGAGCGTACCGTGTGAAGCGGACGCCGCAGGCCGAGCACTGGAacggtttctctccggtgtgtgTTCTCATGTGCCGAGGCAGCTTTCCCGCTCCGTGGATGATCTTCTGACAGACGGGACACTGCTGAGGCGTCTGAGACTTCCTCTTCCTGCCGTTTGCAGCCATTGCTCCGCCCCCTGATCCGTCGCCCTGTGATTGGCCGAGCTGGGGTGTGGCCCGCCCCTGCGCTCCAGACTCCTCCTCCTCTGAGGGCGTGTCCTCGGGTCTGTGTGTCCAGTGTGAGGCTCCGTTCAGCAGGAGCCCCGAGCGTCGCCCGCTCTCAGGTGTGTCTGGGGCCGAGGCGCTCCTCCACAGCGGCCTCACGGGGGCCACGGCGCAGCGGTCCTGCTCGCGTCGGGACGGTGGATGCTCAGCCTCCTCCGCCGGGTCCTCGCCCGTCTCTAGGGGTGCAGGTCAACTTATTATTCAAATATactgacacacaaacactttctccaagttttaaatttaaaatcaacaaacaatatataaaatgactttttgtttgcataaacatTAAAGCGATAATGTCCTGATTTTAAATCACAACATGACTGACAACAGTTTATCTAATAATGTGCAAAATATTCAAATGAAGctttgaaaatatttcataagatggtaaacctcacatttcagcctttgaATAGAGAGTCAAAATGATAactgattaataaatgattacatGTATTATATATGCTCCATAAATAATTCTCTATGCCTTTCAATATCTCCATATTTTCTGTGATTTTATCGATTtgttgtgctgatatcttaaggACTGCTGTGGACAGTGTTTGATATTCTTCATGTTGTTTGGTGATTACTTCACAGCACAGATGGAAATTAATCTTTTCCAAATAGTTTACATGGATTTTTACCCTTTTATAAAACCAtgttttctaaaagtgtgcatcttttgagtcaaattcttaGTCAATTAgaataagacatttgggctgttaacAAGCAAATTAAATCAGTTTCAACAAAACTAATGTTTGCAGAAGCTGCATCTGTGGCATTTAGATGCGTTTACACACTGATTAATGCTGATCTGAGGGACTTTAAATACTTTAACCtaagttacaaatgcataaataaagttttgattttttaaacataaaacgtgGAATACTGATATtgagaattattaaaaaaattaaaagatacatcaaatgtgaaattaaaaccgccagtaggtggcagcaagtcactgttaataagtgagtcatcacgattgaaccgaatcatttaaacggttgattcactCAGGAACGagtcactgtcatgttgctcagacaCAGAGCAGCGCTGTGACggtgtttggaatgatttgtgttgtcaaaatagagcaaaaacatgaAGTATACTGTTTATTGCACTCGTATAAATTCAATATCACCTTTGTAAAAATGCTTATATAAGAACAAAAAGGCACTCTTCatgtgatattaactatatgacatgatataaatctatatatattcTGCCCCCGTATCTCGAATTttttgatcattctaaatgcattttaataaattgcttcatgcagtgaaagaacgcactctaaACACAGATGACTACTAGTGcacatttagtttgtttttgcatATACTCAGTCAAAACAAACATTACCATATTATTGCAGACAAAATAGCACACCCCTAATCTTAATGAAAATTAATatctgtgtccctgcagcacagaagcagtcataaGTATCATCATTcagcatttctcttttatgccaaaaatcattaggatattaagatcatgttccatgaagatatttagtatgccgccattatagctcctccacgtaacaacgtaattgagccacacccactcattaacatataatttgcatgcaggttgtctttgaaaatgaaaacgaaaatgaaaacagtgaaataaaagaggaattaaaatgacaagtaaaatttacatttaaatttgaactgtgtcactattattgcgtgagctttaataaagagctttgttaaaactgtagcctatgtgtagtttctttttcacgtttgcttttcattttaatattggcagtcttgcctcgagactctattgaaaatgaaatgtgaaatcagcaattgcattttatttttcaatttgacaggtatgtcaccgtgaaaatgaaatcatttaatttcattctcaattttgtcacatattttgcgtacagttttctgtaatgaaatcattaatctggttttaattttaatcatttcatttatttatttaaatttggcagaaaatgcattccataatttagtacatttcctaccataaatatatcaaaacttaatgtttgattagtaatatgcattgctaagaacttcatttaaacaactttaaagatgattttctcaatatttagattgttttgctccctcagattccagattttcaaacattgtcctccgaacaaaccacacatcaatggagagatgatttattcagcttgatgatgatgtataaatctgaatatgactggttttgtgctgcagggtcaGATACTTTAACCGTGCGGGCTCTGATCATGGTTTATGGTCCAGGCAGTAATGCTTCTGTCTCTACCCGTCTCGCCCAGGATGTCTCTGCAGGCGTCTGCCACACACTGGATCCCCAGCAGCTGCGCTCCCTTCAGGACCTCTCTCATGCCCGAGCTGCGGATGGTCAGCGTGGCAGTGTAGGCGAACTCCAGCAGCGCGGCCAGAGCATCAGGAGACACACAGTCCAGCTGGCAGACGCTGCAGCTGTGGCCCTCGCCCTCCTCCGCACCGAACAGACGGCTGAAGTACAGGCTGACCGCAGCCATCACGGAGCGGTGCGTGGGGTAGCGTGCTCCTCGTGAGGTCAGCGTGAGGTCACAGAGCAGCCCGGTCCTCCGCTGGGCATTGAGCCGGGACAGCAGCTCGTTACTGTGCTCGGGGAAGGGGATCCCGATCAGACCGTCCTCTCCTGGAGACATCGCCACCTGCAGGCAGACAGCGTCACCTCAGCTTCATCTATACAGCGCTTTCACAACATATTCGCACCCTGAACCATTCAAACACTTGTCTGCCATTGATGGGACAAACAGCTCACACTTGACTCAAACTGAATGTAATTCAGAAATAACATGTAAATatcgagagagggagagagagagagagagtgagggagagagagggacagagagagagagacagagagagagagtgagggagagagagagagagagagacagagagagagatagacagagagacagagagagagagagagagagacagagagagagagagagagagagagagagagagggagagacagagagagagtgagggagagagagagacagagagagagagagacagaga contains:
- the LOC132136709 gene encoding zinc finger and BTB domain-containing protein 7A-like — encoded protein: MSPGEDGLIGIPFPEHSNELLSRLNAQRRTGLLCDLTLTSRGARYPTHRSVMAAVSLYFSRLFGAEEGEGHSCSVCQLDCVSPDALAALLEFAYTATLTIRSSGMREVLKGAQLLGIQCVADACRDILGETETGEDPAEEAEHPPSRREQDRCAVAPVRPLWRSASAPDTPESGRRSGLLLNGASHWTHRPEDTPSEEEESGAQGRATPQLGQSQGDGSGGGAMAANGRKRKSQTPQQCPVCQKIIHGAGKLPRHMRTHTGEKPFQCSACGVRFTRNDKLKIHMRKHTGERPYPCPSCPARFLHSYDLKNHLSLHSGDRPFECPLCHKAFAREDHLQRHRKGHSCLELRPRRPPGPHPPGAFIQILEGHGVPVPLLPGARLPFPELLWPTGKAPEEPEGGSASVTHRVWEEDEEEPDAAGEEDE